AAGATAAAAAGCTATCGTCGTTATATACAACCTTTCTCGATCAGCTTGACGAGGCATTAAATAAGAAACAGTTAGCGCTATCTGTTGCGATTGCTCCGCCAAATAATTTTTTTAGTGAATATGAGTACGAACAGATTGGACAAATCGTTGATATGGCAGTAGTAATGTTGTATGATTATCATCCGGAAGGGGACGCACACCAGCGACCAGAACCTATGAATCTTGTAAAAAAAGGGTTAGAGGAAACGCTCCATTTTATTCCAAGAGAAAAAGTGCTCGTTGGCATCAATTTAGTTCATGAAACACCGGAAACTATGGGAGAAAAAATAGAGCTGGCCAATACCTATCGGACAAAAGGGGTATCACTTTGGCTGCTGCGACAGTACACAGACGACTATCAACAGGCGATGTCAGAGACCACTGATGATTTGAAGGATTGACCCGTATCGAGGAGGACAGAAAACCTATGCAAGATAAAGAGGCCCGCTCACTCTTAGAAAAACATGACGTGCATCAGGGCGATCATGCACGTTCGCAAGAGCAAGGGAAAGAAAAAAAGACATGGGTGACCGTTGTATGGTGGAGTTTATCCATTCTTTTATGGGCTGGTGTCATGTTTGGAGGTTACACGGCGGCAGAATACTACGCAAACAATACGCGCAGTTATGTAGATGATCAGCTAGCAACAATTCAAGCGAAAAACGAAGAAACATTGACGACATTAGATACGACAGTGTCCAGTGTAAAAGATGAACTCGTTAACGTGCAAAAAAACTTAGCTGTTCTTCAGACGAAAGTTGAGGAGACTGGACAAGGGATTAGTGGCAATGATGAAACAAAAGCAGCTCTTCAAGGTGAAGTAGACAAGTTGACAAAGCAATTAAAACAGCTTCAGCAATCTCTCGCCAAGCTGGAGGAAGCTGCAAATGGGTAAACGATTGCACCTTTGGCTTTTATTTACCTTCACGCCTTTCCTCGGTTTTATATTATTTTTTTATCTTGAAACACCGGAAAAAAAGACCCCTTGGCATGCGTTAGCTATGGAAGCCGAGCCGCTGTCGCAAACAGCAAAAACGCTTGACTCTGAGATTGACACAACAAACGAGCAGATTGCTGCAATTGACCAATCCCTAAAAACCGTGCAAACCTCGCTCGCTGAAGAAGAAAAATTTTATATTAACCAGCAAAAACAAATCGCAAGCTTGACAACGACGAGCCAATCACAAATGACTACTTCAGACAAAGTGCTCGAACGTATTTTGTCTAACCTGTTAGGCGATCCTATTTCAGAAAAAAGCGGGGATCGGTCAACGGTGAAAGTCTACTCTCTTGAAGGCGCCGGCTATCGTGGATATATGGCTAAAGTGAGCGTGCATTCGAAAGATGCTTTGCGAGCCAACTTGGCACACGATAAAGTGAAAAGCCCGGGAGAAACGACAAGCGCAGCTGGAAAACGGACAGGTGCAACACTCGCGATTAACGCTGGCGGCTTTTGGCACACAGGCGATGGAGATATGGCACCGATGGGAATTACAGTCATTGACGGGAAAATTGAAACAATGTATGAGAGTGCCAAAAAGCTGTCTTTCGTCGGCTTTAATACATCAGGACACCTCGTCGGCGGCAACTATACAACGCAAAAAGAAATTAAAGATAATCATATTTTACACGGTGCCAGCTTTACCCCTACCCTTTTAGCAAACGGGCAAAAATTACCGATCCCTCAGAAATGGGCAAACCGCCGAGAACCGAGAACGATCGTCGGTAATTTCTCCAATAATGATTTATTATTTATCGTGATCGACGGACGCCAAGCCGGTCATAGTAACGGCGTTTCCTTAGAAGAAGTGCAAAATAAATTGTTAAGCTTTCAAGTAAAAGATGCGTTCAACTTAGACGGTGGAGGTTCAAGTGCATTTTATTATAATGGACAGTTAATGAACAAACCTTCCGACGGGCAGGAACGAAAAGTACCAAGCCATATTTTAATTTTTTCATAAAAGAATCATCTGGAAAAGACGTATTTTTATACGTAAAGCCATTTTCCAGTTTGATTCTTTTTTTATAGACCATGCCATAAAAGAAGTAGACTCAGAAAGTTAGAATTTTAAACGCAATTCCGCGTTTTAAACAAGATTAGCAAGCATTTAAGGTCTTAAGGACCTAATATGAGAGCATTTCCTCCGCAGTAAGTCAATTGAAATGGTTTGGTAGATCTCTTTTACAGAAAAAGTTCGTTTCATTTCGATAGAAGATCAAGAAATTGTTTGCGTGATCGCTTGCATTGGTTCAAAGCTACATCAATGCTTTCATGGCTCATGAGGTTCTACTTCATTCAAGCATCTTCTGTGATGTCATACTTCAATAGTTTTCGTCGGTCAAACATCTTTTCAGAAAGAACACCCAAGAAATAGAAGAACAAGAGGCCAAAACAAATATGAATAAGCGTAAACAGCAAACCGAATGAAGACAATTCATAAACGACAATTGGCAATTTTGCGGTTGTCCAAACGCCTAAAAAAAATACAATATATCGTAGACTTGCCCCTTTTTTTAGAAGTGTTACCGCAATAGGGAATGCTACATAAAGGGGACCAGCCGCAATTCCTCCTAATAATAGAGCGAACATGATGCCATACAATCCTGATTTTTCCCCCATATATCTAATCAGTGTTTCTTTCGCCACCCATTTGTCTAGTAAACCGACGAATATCAAAACAGGAGGGAGTAGAAACAGCATATCCATAATGCTTTTTCCAGTTAATTGAAATGCCTGCCACCCTATCGATTGGTTTATAAAAGTCACTATGATGAGCCCG
Above is a genomic segment from Litoribacterium kuwaitense containing:
- a CDS encoding phosphodiester glycosidase family protein encodes the protein MGKRLHLWLLFTFTPFLGFILFFYLETPEKKTPWHALAMEAEPLSQTAKTLDSEIDTTNEQIAAIDQSLKTVQTSLAEEEKFYINQQKQIASLTTTSQSQMTTSDKVLERILSNLLGDPISEKSGDRSTVKVYSLEGAGYRGYMAKVSVHSKDALRANLAHDKVKSPGETTSAAGKRTGATLAINAGGFWHTGDGDMAPMGITVIDGKIETMYESAKKLSFVGFNTSGHLVGGNYTTQKEIKDNHILHGASFTPTLLANGQKLPIPQKWANRREPRTIVGNFSNNDLLFIVIDGRQAGHSNGVSLEEVQNKLLSFQVKDAFNLDGGGSSAFYYNGQLMNKPSDGQERKVPSHILIFS
- a CDS encoding permease, whose product is MNTLKQYRFFFVLLFGLIIVTFINQSIGWQAFQLTGKSIMDMLFLLPPVLIFVGLLDKWVAKETLIRYMGEKSGLYGIMFALLLGGIAAGPLYVAFPIAVTLLKKGASLRYIVFFLGVWTTAKLPIVVYELSSFGLLFTLIHICFGLLFFYFLGVLSEKMFDRRKLLKYDITEDA